Genomic segment of Arvicola amphibius chromosome 7, mArvAmp1.2, whole genome shotgun sequence:
GGCAGTCTTGTCTCTCAGATGAACAAATCAAATGGCCCAGGTAGCTGATGAGTGGCCCAGTCCCCTCTCAGTGGCCACAACTGGTCCTTCTCTCCTGCGTTGAAGGGCCCAATAGATTCTTCTGGATGGGCCAGTCACAGCTGGGCATGTTGGTGGGCTACTATGTTACCCGAGGCGCTGCTCTCCCTTTCGAGTAGAGTGACCATTAGCACAGAGCACCCCAAGGACTTCCAGAACTTTCTCATGTGTCTGAAACCCACACATGGGTtcagcagttttctttttcttggtgcacgcccccctccccttctgtaAGACAGTGCTTTTCACTATACAGCTCTTTGAGAGCCTCCCTGGGCCCAGGCCACTGACAGTGCTTTGTGTTCAGCGTATGCAGACCTGCGGCGCTCTTGTCGGAGATTGgtggcagcagagcagagaggcTTCTAGAGGAAGGGACCACGGAAGGGAGCATGACAGTCGCATAGACTGACAAAGTGGTTGCAGTGTCTGGGCCCCTTGGTGGCTGTGGATTTCCTCCTGCTGTGTTCTTGCAACCGTTGTCAGAGGCCCTGCAGCTGGTCCCAGGGGTGACCTGCCAGCAGGGGTTCCTCCTCACACCCTCTTCTTGAACCTTGGGGATTTGGACCATTGACTGGCAGCTTTTGGAGAAGgtggcttccttcttcctcactGTGACGAAGGTCAGGCTGACCTACACCtgaagggctgaggagatgaggGCGTGGCAGGAAAAACAGAGGAAGTGGCTCAGGCCTGTTAGAGTTGTGAGGGTGGGAGGTGCCTGGGTACTCTGAGAGCTGAAAGCCCCACAACAACCAAGACTGAGCCGGGGCCAGAGGTGCCTATGTGAGAGCCTAGGCATAGGGCGGGCCAGTGTAGCCAGTACAGGCGTCGTGACTCCTGCAGCTGGACCCCTGCTTCTCTTAAGATTGAGGGTCTCAGCTGgccagtgatggtgcatgcctttaatctcagcacttaggaggcagaggcaggcagatctcagtgagttcaaggccagcctggtctacaaagcaagttctaggaaagccaggactgtgacacagagaaaccctgtctcaaaaaacaagccaacaaacacAAAGATTGAGGGTCTCAGTTATGTTTGAGGGGAGTGTAAGAGGGGTTACCTGCCATAGCTCAAATAGGAATAGGCGAGCACTCCCCGGAGCTAGTGAAGAGGCTGTGTGTCCAGCAAGCCCTTGCCCTGGACCCAAGGAAAGGTGAACATATGGGGCCACTAAGATCAGAGGGGTGTGTGTTGAGGACTTCATCTGGAGTCTGACATGCCTGGCTTCGAGTCCTGGTGACGTAATCATGTGTGACCATAGGCAAATTACCTTTTTCCTGTAGTCTTACCAAAAGCTTACCTACAAAATGGGGGCTAATAATATCCATGCTTGGtaacaggaattttaaaaaatacaaagtacTTTGGACCCTCCTGGCACAGGCAGGCCACATTATTACTGTTCGGGCTACTTAGAGTTTGGCTGCCTACATGTCCCTTCCCATTTCCCCATAGGGGTCCCTCTTCTCCTCGCCTATGTCTGTGGCCCTCTTGCAGGGCAGAAAGGGCCTCGCGGTAGAGATCTCTGCAGCAAGAAGCGTATGGGGTGATTCTGTCTTTCCCCAAACCAGCCCCTCCCCTAGTTTGTACCTGTCTCTCCTGTTGTGGTATGCCGAATGGTGGGTTCTGCCTCATGTGCAGGGTAGGAAGCAGGACAGAACTGGTCTCATCTTCTGACTTACACCTCCCCTGCTTCCCCTCAGACTTGTGGGCAAGAGCAACCAAACCCTGGagctccctccccctccaaaCCCTGCACCAGGCATTGAATAGCCATTCCCCTGCCTAGGCCTCCTCTGCGTGTGCACCCATGCCTGCCTACCATGTGGGCCTCCCCCTTTTCAGGCCCCCAAAGCCCATGCTATGGCTCCCACAAATGAATGTGAGCCTCCCTGAGCTTGCAGCCCCCTCGAGGCACGTGGCCTGCTGGGCTTCCCTCTGACCTGTCTCCGctgtctcttccccctctcttcctctacaGACACATGCTGTGTTTAGTTTGCCGGGCTTGGGTCTCCCTCAGAGAGGTGGAACTCCTCAGTTCCACCCTTCAGCTTCATGGAGGCCCCAGGGGGATTTTCCCTCTCTGGCTTTTGGTTCTCTGCTGTGAATTGGTCTGGCTGCTCAAGAAAGGGGGTTTAAAAAGCAATAGAGTTTTCTTCAAAAACCTTGTTACTCTGGTTAGCTCTGAGTTCTTGTCCAAATTCTCCCCTTCCTGCTGGGGCTAGGGTGCCTCCgagccctctctgtccctccttccctgaaatttataagcaaatgaaaacaaaagaggcATCCAGGCTAGGGGCTCGCACTGTCTTCGGGGGCCCAGGAGGcgaggaaggaaatggaggaggaagttACTCcccttctgggtgctgggtggAAGTGAAAGAGCAGGAGGGGGCCTCCAGTGAGTCAGGCGGCCAAGCTGGCTGGCAGGCCGGTCGGGAGCGGGGAGCCGGGGAGCCTGGGCTGCGGCGGAAACGTGCAGAGCAGCGATAGCGCCTTGTGTCTGGGAGGGGAACCGTAGGTGCAGGCAGGGCTACTTGTGGGCAGGACTTGTGACGCCCGGTCTGTTCCCTGCTGGTTTTCTGGGAACTGCCCCACCTGCCAACACGGTGTCTGTTGCTTTCAGAGCTTATGGGGATCTGCATATTCTCCTTTGCCCGCCTCTAGCCTTCTTGAGAGACTCAAGGCCAGAGCCTTGGGGAAAGAAGTGGGCTGCTGTACTTCCCACTCCTACCAATTTCCcagggagaaaacaaacaaattagagAAACGAACACAATTTTAtctgaagaaagaacagaaacttaACGATCTAGCGAGCGGCTATGCATGCTGTAAAATACAGGCCTGGATTCTGTTCTGTAGCAATGTCCATATAACTAACAATCGTCTTAAATATCAAGTTAGAGGAGCTTGGGGAGTCTGGTCTGGCTCATGTGTGCAACATGTGCTTAACATATAGGAAGCCCCCATCCCAGCAACCCCATCCCTAAAATTATGGTAAAGCAGGAAAGCTGAGCACTTTGCATCACGGGACATGTTGGGGCCCTAAGTTCTAGAACTCTGCACCCTTTCTCTGAGTTCGATTTAGCTTTAGCCAGCCGCTCTTGAGCagtggaggggaaggaggtggCAGCCgccctgcagctgctgctggctgACCAGCCACTAGACTAAATTGGGCCTCCATCCAGCCAGGGTTGCAAAACAGGTTCTGTGCTAGTTTGAGAAAGACTCTGGCAGCCAGAGCCCCACCCAGCAGCTCTTCTCTTCCCAGGGGTGGGGCCTCACCTACATGCCTCAGCATAAAAGGCTGCAGGCCTAACTCTGTCTGGGTCCTGGGCTTTGCAAGAGCCTGGTATAGCTACAAAGGATGGGTGGCCATACTGGGAATAAATAGTCCCTGTCCCCTAACTTCCTTTGTCTTCAAGTGGAGTGATGGAGTTGGCGGTGGCCTGTTGGTCAGGGGCTTTTGTGGAGACAGATGTGTAAGGAGGACCAGACCCGGCCTGTCTGGTGCCGGAACCAAGTTTAATAGGACAAGGGTCtttgtctgttttcccttttctcGGTTTGCCTTGAGGCTTGGACAGCAGGGCAGCTCCACTTGGCCCCTCAGCTTGTGTCTTTTTACAGGGCACAAATTACACCCTCAAATGCCGCATGCTTGGAGTCTAGCCAGAAGGTGGTGGGACAAGGGAGAGTGACAGCGTACCTGAGGAGAatgctgttcctgctgccttccCGGCAGCTTCCCCCTGGTTCCTGGCCCCCGTGTGACCTGAGGCAAGGGGACACTGGTGCTGATCTCCAGGGATCCTGTGGCTGATGGCTCTCACCCCTTTTTCCTCCTCAGGCTCCAGGATCTGGTGCAGCAACATGATTGGGGACGTGTAGCCAAGCCCAAGAACCGCTCCAGAAGAGGAAGGACCTGCGGACATTACTTGGCTCCTGTGTTTTCCTCTGCCCCTCTTCTGCCCTCACTGGCTACCGGCCTGGGACTGTGGCCAGTCTTCCAGCAGGACCTTCTCCCGAGGGATGGGCAGCTGTTGAAGGGCGTCTCTGCCAGGGCTTAGTTGGCCACACCATGAACCTCCAGGCCCAGCCCAAGGCTCAGAATAAGCGCAAGCGTTGCCCTTTTGGGGAGCAGGACCCAGCTTCCAAGGAACAGCCACCACCCCTGAAGGCTCCACCACAGTCCCTCAGAGCGAAGGAGGAACAGTACGAGGCCCACGAAGGCCCAGCAGGGGTTgcctccaccacccagcctgTGGAGCTGTCTTCTTCCAACAACCTGGCTCTGCTGAACTCTGTGGTATATGGATCTGAGCGAACCACAGCAGCCATGTTGTCCCAGCAAGCTCAAGTAGGCTCAGTGAAGTGGCCCAACTCTGTGATGGCCCCGGGGCGGGGCCTGGAGCGCGCAGGAGGTGGAGGCATTAGTGACAGTGGCTGGCAGCAACAACCTGGCCAGCCTCCACCCCACGCCGCATGGAACCACCTGTCCCTCTACAGTGGGCCCAAAGGGAGCCCTCATCCGGGCGTAGGGGTCTCCCCCTACTATAACCACCCCGAGGCACTGAAGGGGAACAAACCTGGGGGTCCACAGCTGGATCACTATGGAAATGCAGTGCAGCCCATGGTGCCTCAGAAGATGCAGCTGGACGTGGGGAGGCCCCAGGCACCCTTGAACTCTTTCCATGCAGCCAAGAAACCCCCAAACCAGACACTGCCCTTGCAATCCTTCCAGCTGGCATTTGGTCACCAGATGAACCGCCAGGTCTTCCGACAGGGCCCGCAGCCCTCTAACCCCACCACCTCCTTCCCGcctcagaagcagcagcagcagcagcagccggcAGCCCTGCCCCAGATGCAGCTATTTGAGAACTATTACTCCATGCATCAGCCGCCTTCCCAGCAACCCCAGGACTTTGGCCTAGCACCCGGTGGGCCACTGGGACAGAGCCACCTGGCTCATCACAGCATGGCCCCCTACCCCTTTCCTCACAATCCAGATATGAACCCCGAACTGCGCAAGGCCCTCCTGCAGGACTCCGCCCCACAGCCTGTGCTACCTCAGCCCCAGATGGCCTTCCCACGGCGCTCCCGCCGCCTCTCCAAGGAGGGGATTCTGCCTTCCAACTCCCTCGACGGAGCTGGCACCCAACCTGGGCAGGAACCCACAGGCAATCTGTTTCTTCATCACTGGCCTCTTCAGCAGCCACCACCGGGCTCCCTGGGGCAGCCCCATTCTGAAGCCCTGGGATTCTCATTAGAACTAAGGGAGTCTCAGCTGCTGGCTGATGGGGAGAGACTGGCACCCAACGGTCGGGAGCGGGAGGCTCCTGCCATGGGTAATGAGGAGGTCATGAGGGCGGGGAGCCTAGGAGACTGCGGACAGATGCTACGAGGTGGGGTGATCCACAGCACAAGGCGGAGGCGCAGGGCATCCCAGGAGGCTAATTTGCTGACACTGGCCCAGAAGGCGGTGGAGCTGGCCTCACTGCAGGTGAGAATGAGGGCTGCACCTGGCATTGGGCAGCGCGTGGGGTGGAGTGGGAAATAAACGATGGCTAGGCTTATAGGGCAGCTTTTTCAGCTATTTTAAGGAAGCAAAAGTTCTGCATTCAGAAAACCTCTGCAGGAGGCACTCAAACCTGCAGGGATGCTGAGCTTTCTACACAGGGAGGTTGGTGGGCAGGAAAGTCCTTGTTGGCTTCTTCACGTGAATTGAGGATTCGGAGTAGGGGTGCCGAGAGCCAGTATTCTAAGTTTCAAGGATGTGCAGGTGGTTGAAGAGTTGATGCATGTCAAAATCATTAACTGGGACCTAAAGTAGGTTTGTTTGGTTGACTATAAATCACGTTGCAGTAAAGGGTCATTTTTTAAAGGgaggaaaaccaaacagaattTGAGCACTTTGGGGTTTcagctttattttctatttgctcAAATGTAACTTCTCATCAAACACAACAGCAAGGGTATATCTCCTGTCCCAGGTTCCTATAGAGAAGTTGAGCCAGCTGGGAACTTGCAGGACAGTGTAGTCTGCATAGACACCTCGTATTTGACCAGTATTGactctttttttccttagaaGTTGCAGCTAATGTTGCCTTTAGGTCCAGGTAGACACACAGGGGGCGGCTGAGTTTGAGGGTATTCCCTCCAGTCAGGTAGCCATGAGAAAAGAGCTTCAGAGATCTCCCTTCAGCTTGCCACAGCAAGGCCCTTTCTTGTGTGTCACACCCTGTACGCTGGATACTAAAGAGCTAGAGCTATTCGTGGGCTGAAGTGACCCCTTGGAATCACCTGCTTCAGGCCAGGGTAGCACAGCCAGGCAGAAGGGGGCGTGGAGAGTATCTGAAATGTATGGAAGAGGGGTGGTTCAGAAAGACCAGGTTGTCAAAGACCGGGGAGTGGGTGGTTGTGTTGCTTAATTAAATGGGCATGGGAGTCCTAGATCAACAAACAGGGGCTCATCTTCTGAACCTCACTGCCTCCCACTAATCTACTCTCCCTCTTCACTAGGATGCCAATGGCTCTGAGGAGAAGCGGAAAAGTGTGCTGGCCTCCACTGCCAAGTGTGGGGTGGAGTTTTCTGAGCCTGCCTTAGCTGCCAAGCGAGCTCGAGAGGAGAGTGGAATGGTGCCCCTCATCATCCCGGTGTCTGTCCCTGTGCGGACGGTGGGTCCAGCTGAGGTGTCCCAAGTGGGAAGTGTTGATGAGGACGGGAAGGGTCTTGAACAGTACCCCCCTGAGCACAAGCCGTCGGTCATCGTTACCCGCAGGCGGTCCACCCGAGTTCCCGGGACGGATGCTCCAGCTCAGGTACCCTCCCCAAAGACCGGAGCTGCTAGCTTCAAAGACTCCAAGGGAAGCAGTAGATGCTTCGAGTATCCAGGGAgatactattttctttctttattttatgtctgtttaccacatgcatgcaatgtccAGGAGAcagcgtcagatcccctggaactgtcgTTGTGGACAgtaggagccaccatgtgggtacctgGAATGGAatgctggtcctctggaagagcatccagggctcttaaccacgaATCCATCTTTTCAGTTGTCAGGgagatactttttttcttttccaagtcaaACTGTACTAAGGAACATAGAGGGCATGAGGCCATTTCATTCCTGAAATTGTGGTCACTGGAGAGAATCTAGGATGtgaatctttttgttgttgcaaaTCAGAAAATTTTGATGGCTCCTAGAGAAGGCCCTGAGCTAGCTCCTGAGGTGCAGAGGTGTTTGCTTGTTCCGTTCCGTTCGGAGCTAAGCACCTTGGAACCTCCCACCAAGACCAGTCGcattttgtcttttgcttctgtccTTGTGTGTTTTGATAGGCTGTTTTGGGTGTGTACATGTTCAGACCTGGATGAGAGTGTGAGAAGTTTCTCTTCATCTTTCGCCTCGTTTGGTGTTTAGCATGTCTTTGATGAGTGTTGGCAGCACGTGTCTTTCATCCTT
This window contains:
- the Mideas gene encoding mitotic deacetylase-associated SANT domain protein, producing MNLQAQPKAQNKRKRCPFGEQDPASKEQPPPLKAPPQSLRAKEEQYEAHEGPAGVASTTQPVELSSSNNLALLNSVVYGSERTTAAMLSQQAQVGSVKWPNSVMAPGRGLERAGGGGISDSGWQQQPGQPPPHAAWNHLSLYSGPKGSPHPGVGVSPYYNHPEALKGNKPGGPQLDHYGNAVQPMVPQKMQLDVGRPQAPLNSFHAAKKPPNQTLPLQSFQLAFGHQMNRQVFRQGPQPSNPTTSFPPQKQQQQQQPAALPQMQLFENYYSMHQPPSQQPQDFGLAPGGPLGQSHLAHHSMAPYPFPHNPDMNPELRKALLQDSAPQPVLPQPQMAFPRRSRRLSKEGILPSNSLDGAGTQPGQEPTGNLFLHHWPLQQPPPGSLGQPHSEALGFSLELRESQLLADGERLAPNGREREAPAMGNEEVMRAGSLGDCGQMLRGGVIHSTRRRRRASQEANLLTLAQKAVELASLQDANGSEEKRKSVLASTAKCGVEFSEPALAAKRAREESGMVPLIIPVSVPVRTVGPAEVSQVGSVDEDGKGLEQYPPEHKPSVIVTRRRSTRVPGTDAPAQAEDLNAKLEGESSMRKPKQRPRPEPLIIPTKAGTFIAPPVYSNITPYQSHLRSPVRLADHPSERSFELPPYTPPPILSPVREGSGLYFNAILSTNSIPAPPPITPKSAHRTLLRSNSSEVTPPVLSVMGEATPVSIEPRINVGTRFQAEIPMMRDRALAAADPHKADLVWQPWEHLENSWEKQRQVDDLLTAACSSIFPGAGTNQELALHYLHESRGDILETLNKLLLKKPVRPHNHPLATYHYTGSDQWKMAERKLFNKGIAIYKKDFFLVQKLIQTKTVAQCVEFYYTYKKQVKIGRNGTLTFGDVDTTDEKSAQEEVEVDIKTSQKFPRVPPPSKESPSEERLEPKREVKEPRKEGEEEEVPEPQEKGEQEEGRERSRRAAAVKATQTLQANEAANDVLILRSHEPNAPGPAGTQTSEKPREGPGKSRRALPFTEKKKKPEAFNKTQNQENTFPCKKCGRVFYKVKSRSAHMKSHAEQEKKAAALRLKEKEAAAAAAAHQQALKEESGEGEKG